From a single Streptomyces aurantiacus genomic region:
- a CDS encoding transposase family protein — MTDSRLQDTNGGQGVDAGGQWLPPPGDPEGVLGKQSLVALRAPAVRRLLALRARGGLSRQHVRLAGECLGASERTVWRWLAEASQSPAAAAHPGARHTSRFEITAEIRVLLAYWHGNASAVHRQLMERAAAEAGDVRAQTSGAAVPVPPGLVAVPGGAALSQVPLLDPVPSLSTFLRALRRDLTAGERAGFATGPEAARAHDVFGKRPLSWRNYAWETDHVQAPLLVDTDGDLVRPWITWFIDTATKVITGTAVTPGHPSRASVLAALRAAVVRDEPYGPAGGVPELVRMDRGKDFLSAAVTTALGAMGVTVKDLPAYSPHLKGTVENLNRAADRMLFAALPGYTAGPTGPRSERRGRTAGAVSALSFQDFTAEVLTWTNWWNTAHRPKALSGRTPLEAWQADPTPVTDIPAADLWAFTLEDDGRPRKLTSHGVSWRGRTYTAAWMTGQAGRQVRVRYMPHHDHEIEVCDARGRHLGPAHLADAATPEQLQALREARAERARRLRADAKAAERLRRQRFAPTTSAEPAQRLGAVTAAQADRELAAADYTDVARLALPDLIPPAPPPAHWRTPPALAAGTAPPPPASVPADPSADVVPEPDSRSAGDA; from the coding sequence ATGACGGACAGCAGACTGCAGGACACCAACGGCGGTCAGGGCGTTGACGCGGGAGGGCAGTGGCTGCCACCGCCGGGGGATCCGGAGGGTGTGCTCGGGAAGCAGTCGCTGGTTGCGCTGCGGGCGCCTGCGGTGCGTCGCCTGCTGGCGCTGCGGGCCCGGGGCGGTCTTTCGCGGCAGCACGTGCGGCTGGCGGGGGAGTGCCTGGGGGCATCGGAGCGCACGGTGTGGCGGTGGCTGGCCGAGGCGTCCCAGAGCCCTGCGGCGGCTGCGCACCCCGGAGCCCGCCACACGAGCAGGTTCGAGATCACCGCGGAGATCCGGGTGCTGCTGGCGTACTGGCACGGCAACGCCTCCGCAGTCCACCGCCAGCTCATGGAGCGCGCCGCGGCCGAGGCCGGAGACGTACGCGCGCAAACGTCCGGCGCTGCCGTGCCCGTCCCACCCGGCCTGGTGGCTGTTCCGGGCGGGGCAGCCCTGTCGCAGGTGCCGCTGCTGGATCCGGTCCCGTCCCTGTCGACGTTCCTGCGCGCGCTGCGCCGTGACCTGACGGCGGGGGAGCGCGCCGGGTTCGCCACCGGACCGGAGGCAGCACGCGCCCATGACGTATTCGGCAAGCGACCGCTGTCATGGCGCAACTACGCCTGGGAGACCGACCACGTCCAAGCCCCGCTGCTGGTCGATACCGACGGCGACCTGGTGCGCCCGTGGATCACCTGGTTCATCGACACCGCCACCAAGGTCATCACCGGCACCGCTGTCACCCCGGGCCATCCCTCCCGCGCGTCGGTACTGGCCGCCTTGCGCGCCGCAGTGGTGCGCGACGAGCCCTACGGCCCCGCCGGAGGAGTGCCGGAGCTGGTGAGGATGGACCGGGGCAAGGACTTCCTGTCGGCCGCCGTCACCACCGCGCTCGGCGCGATGGGAGTGACGGTCAAGGACCTGCCCGCCTACAGCCCGCATCTGAAGGGAACGGTGGAGAACCTCAACCGGGCCGCGGACCGGATGCTGTTCGCAGCCCTGCCCGGCTACACCGCCGGGCCCACCGGGCCCCGCTCGGAACGGCGCGGACGTACTGCTGGGGCGGTGTCCGCCCTGTCGTTCCAGGACTTCACCGCGGAGGTCCTGACGTGGACGAACTGGTGGAACACCGCGCACCGCCCGAAAGCCCTGTCGGGCCGTACGCCACTGGAGGCGTGGCAGGCCGATCCGACCCCCGTCACCGACATCCCCGCCGCCGACCTGTGGGCCTTCACCCTCGAGGACGACGGCCGGCCCCGGAAGCTGACCAGCCACGGCGTGAGCTGGCGCGGCCGCACCTACACCGCCGCGTGGATGACCGGCCAGGCCGGCCGCCAGGTCCGTGTGCGCTACATGCCCCATCACGACCACGAGATCGAGGTCTGCGACGCCCGAGGCCGCCACCTCGGCCCGGCGCACCTCGCGGACGCGGCCACCCCCGAGCAACTGCAGGCGCTGCGCGAGGCACGCGCGGAGCGCGCCCGGCGCCTGCGCGCCGACGCGAAGGCCGCCGAACGCCTGCGCCGCCAGCGATTCGCCCCCACCACCAGTGCGGAGCCCGCCCAGCGGCTGGGAGCCGTCACGGCCGCCCAGGCCGACCGCGAACTCGCCGCCGCCGACTACACCGACGTCGCACGGCTGGCACTGCCCGACCTGATCCCGCCCGCCCCGCCTCCGGCGCACTGGCGCACCCCGCCCGCCCTCGCTGCCGGCACAGCACCGCCCCCGCCCGCCTCCGTTCCAGCCGACCCGTCGGCGGACGTTGTGCCGGAGCCCGACTCCCGATCCGCAGGAGACGCCTGA